Within the bacterium genome, the region ACAGGCGGCCGCCCTGCCCCGCGAGAACCGCGTTCAGCACCTCCAGCGCGTGGCGGTCCGGCGAGACGATCGACGTGCCGAGAAATCCGACGACCAGGTGCGACTGCTCCTTGTCCCGAAAGAGCGTCACTTGCCGCGATTTTTTCGGCGCGCTCTCGGGCGCGGGATCGCGTCGCTTCGCGCCGCTTCGCGACAGCTTGCCGAAATATTGGGTCACCGCCTTGCGCACGCGCTCGATCGACACGTCGCCCGCGAAGGCAAACACGAGATCCTCCGGGCGCAGCGCGCGCTTGTAGAACGCGCCGATCTTTCGCCGCGTGATCGCGCGGACCGATTCCTCGGTGCCGAGGATTGACCGGCGGTACGGGTGGCGCGTGTAGAGCGTCTCCTGAAACAGGTCGATGCAGCGGCGCGCGAGCTGGTCCTCGCGGCGAAGGATCGAGCCGAGTTGATCCTCGCGTTCGAGGGCGATCTCCTCCTCCGGGAACGTCGATCCGAGCATCGCCTCGGCGACAAGCTCCATCGCCGCGTCGAAATCGCGCGAGAGAAAATCCGCCGCGACGCCGATGCTGTTGCGTCCTGAGAATCCGCCCAGCGAGCCGCCGATCGACTCCACCGCCTCGGCGAAGGCATCCGCGGACAAATCGCGCGTGCCCTTGGTCAACAGATTCGCGGTCATGCGCGAGATGCCCGCGTCGCGGTCGGTCTCCGCGCGCAGGCCGCCGAACATCGCCGTCTTCATCGAAAAGATCGGCGCCTGCGTGGTTTCCTTCACCGCGATGCGGATGCCGTTTTCAAGGCGGACAAGGTGCGTGCGGCGCCGGACGCCGTCCCGGGCGATAACGGTCAACGCCGCGGTGGGCGATCCGCCGTTCGGCGACGGTGCTAAAACGGGCTCGGCCGCTTTTGTCTTGCGGGCGGCCGCGCGAGCGTTTTTCGGCGGCGCCGCGCGCAACGCGTCGCCGACGGCCTTGGCGGTCAGGCGTTTTTTCTCCGTTTCGGGGGCGACGACCGCGAGATTGATGCGGCCGGGCGCGAGATATTTTTCGGCGAAGGCGCGAATGTCCTCGGGCGTCGCGCGCGCGACGCGCTTCAGGTATTTTGCGTCGAATTCCAGATCGCCCGTGTGCAGCCAGGAGAAGCCGAGCTTCTTCGCGAGTCCCACCGGCGTTTCACGCTCGAAAACGAAGTAGGCTTCGATGTTGCGGCGCGCCTTGTCGAGCTCCTGGGCGGTCACCGGCTCGGCGCGCATGCGCTCGATCTGCCCGGCGACGGCGCGCAGCGCGGCCGGTGTCTTTTTCGCCTCGCACACGCCGCCGACCAGGAACACGCCCGAGTCGTGCAGCGTGAGATAAGACGCGGACACGTCGCGCACCACGCGCGCGCGGCGGTGCACGGCGACGTTCAGCCGCGAGCTTTCGCCGCCGCCAAGGACGATCGCCGCGAGGTCGCCCGCGGCCGCGTCCTCGGAGGTGACGGACGGCGAGAGGAAGCCGAACTCAAACGTCGTCTCCTGGAATCCGCCGAACTCCACGCGCACGCGCGGGCGCGTCTGGGGCGCCTCGGTCACGCGCAAGGGCCGCTTGACGCGGCCCGGCTTGGCGTCCGCGAACACCTTTTGCAGGCGCCGCTCGGCCTTTTTCGCGTCGAAATCGCCCGCGAGCACGGCGATCATGTTGCTCGGCGCGTAGTAGTTCCGGAAAAACGAGACGATATCGGCGCGGCGGATGCGGCGCAGGACCTGTCGCGTGCCGATGATGGGCCGCCGGTACGGATGCTTCCTGAACACGGAGCGAAACAGGCTTTCGCCGGCGCGGTGCATCGGCGAATCCTTGCTGCGGCTCATCTCCTCGAACACCACCTGAATCTCGCGCGCCAGCTCGTGCTCGTCGAAGGTACTGAAACGCAGCGCGTCGGCGAGTACGTCCAACCCTACCTCCCAGAAGCGTGAGGCCATCGTGACGTAGTAGCAGGTGTGGTCGAACGTGGTGTAGGCGTTGATGTCCCCGCCTGCGCCCTCGATCTGCGCGGCGATCTGCCCGACGGGCCGCGAGGGCGTGCCCTTGAAGATCATGTGTTCGTGCAGGTGCGCA harbors:
- a CDS encoding insulinase family protein: MKDDIRIVEAPGRLTAILHENHDTPVVSVLMYVRVGSADETPDQAGLAHLHEHMIFKGTPSRPVGQIAAQIEGAGGDINAYTTFDHTCYYVTMASRFWEVGLDVLADALRFSTFDEHELAREIQVVFEEMSRSKDSPMHRAGESLFRSVFRKHPYRRPIIGTRQVLRRIRRADIVSFFRNYYAPSNMIAVLAGDFDAKKAERRLQKVFADAKPGRVKRPLRVTEAPQTRPRVRVEFGGFQETTFEFGFLSPSVTSEDAAAGDLAAIVLGGGESSRLNVAVHRRARVVRDVSASYLTLHDSGVFLVGGVCEAKKTPAALRAVAGQIERMRAEPVTAQELDKARRNIEAYFVFERETPVGLAKKLGFSWLHTGDLEFDAKYLKRVARATPEDIRAFAEKYLAPGRINLAVVAPETEKKRLTAKAVGDALRAAPPKNARAAARKTKAAEPVLAPSPNGGSPTAALTVIARDGVRRRTHLVRLENGIRIAVKETTQAPIFSMKTAMFGGLRAETDRDAGISRMTANLLTKGTRDLSADAFAEAVESIGGSLGGFSGRNSIGVAADFLSRDFDAAMELVAEAMLGSTFPEEEIALEREDQLGSILRREDQLARRCIDLFQETLYTRHPYRRSILGTEESVRAITRRKIGAFYKRALRPEDLVFAFAGDVSIERVRKAVTQYFGKLSRSGAKRRDPAPESAPKKSRQVTLFRDKEQSHLVVGFLGTSIVSPDRHALEVLNAVLAGQGGRLFLELRDRQNLAYSVTSFHHEGVEPGAIAIYIGTSHHLVDKARRGIWEQLEKICDEPVGEDELARVKRYLTGSTEVELAHLGSVSQAMALDELLGLGYRAPFWAARDIERVTARAVRAAARRYLRRDTHVEALITAPGR